A single region of the Octopus bimaculoides isolate UCB-OBI-ISO-001 chromosome 6, ASM119413v2, whole genome shotgun sequence genome encodes:
- the LOC106872212 gene encoding E3 ubiquitin-protein ligase UHRF1, whose translation MCSEYEKLRLKNLADNRRVLAELGIRHSLEKFQVVHKPIKRKAQWTPKASKRSSVPSTTDEGSISVGAVRRSCRLRGEKPSENNFIELLDEDKPSPAKRIPQFRENTFGSIEGVEVGTWWQSRVECSYAGIHRPTVAGIHGSETEGAYSIALSGGYEDDLDFGECFTYTGAGGRDLRGTKTNPKNLRTAPQSKDQTLTRGNLALSRNCELGRPVRVIRGYKSQSDFAPEEGYRYDGLYTVEKYWYTIGLSGFGVWKFALRRCPNQAPPPWTMKNQDTFSDKANEESDADSGVDLLDSDTASQHSNSSSSSNKDNGLDLVKKDNCDGDSPAEENDSDEDGVGKCNEMTDNDINGEDSSV comes from the exons CTGGAGAAATTTCAAGTGGTCCACAAACCAATTAAACGCAAAGCACAGTGGACACCAAAGGCTTCCAAAAGATCATCTGTGCCCTCTACCACAGATGAAGGTTCAATCAGTGTTGGTGCCGTGAGACGTTCTTGTAGACTGAGAGGAGag AAACCATCtgaaaacaatttcattgaaCTCCTTGATGAGGATAAACCGTCTCCAGCTAAAAGAATTCCTCAGTTTCGAGAAAATACATTTGGTTCAATTGAAG GTGTAGAAGTTGGTACCTGGTGGCAGTCTCGAGTGGAGTGTAGCTATGCTGGAATCCACAG ACCTACAGTTGCTGGTATTCATGGAAGTGAAACAGAAGGAGCATATTCTATTGCTCTGTCAGGTGGCTATGAAGATGATTTAGATTTCGGAGAATGCTTCACATACACAGGAGCAG GAGGTCGAGATCTCAGAGGTACCAAAACAAATCCAAAG AATTTAAGAACAGCACCACAGTCTAAAGACCAAACATTGACTCGAGGAAACTTAGCTCTGAGCCGCAACTGTGAACTAGGAAGGCCTGTTAGAGTGATCCGAGGTTATAAATCCCAGAGTGATTTTGCCCCTGAAGAAGGATATCGTTATGATG GCCTCTACACTGTGGAAAAATATTGGTACACCATTGGTCTTTCTGGTTTTGGTGTGTGGAAATTTGCACTCCGGCGCTGTCCCAACCAAGCTCCTCCTCCATGGACTATG AAAAACCAAGATACTTTTAGTGATAAAGCAAATGAAGAATCGGATGCTGACTCTGGTGTAGATTTGTTAGACTCTGACACAGCAAGTCAACAttcaaacagcagcagtagtagtaataaagacAATGGATTAGATTTGGTGAAGAAAGACAACTGTGATGGTGATTCTCCTGCTGAAGAAAATGACAGTGATGAGGATGGCGTGGGCAAATGTAATGAAATGACGGATAATGATATCAATGGTGAAGATTCTAGTGTTTAA